In Oscillatoria salina IIICB1, the genomic window TGGGAATGATGCGGCTCAATTTTTGACGAAATGTCTTGACTTTTTAGACTTTCTGTGTTTTCTAAGCCTGACGTTCGTTCTGCTTGTCGCAGACGATACAATTCCCCAGCAATGTTTTCTAATGCTGACAATCTTTGCTCGACTTCTGAGAGCCGATCTTGACAGGATGTAATTCCTAAATAACTCCTGAGAGCCGCGATCGTAATTTCTGATTTTGACTGCCCAGTTTCTTTCATCCGAGCAGCGATCGCTTCATCTATCTCTGGGGGGATTCTAACACCAAGAAATGGGTTGGGCATTGCCTTCAACCGCTTGCAACTTAATGTAAGTGATGATAACAGCCTCTTGTCAAGTATATTTGAGTTATCACAATGAATTCACTATTATATAAGTTGACACTCACCTTGTGTAAATTTAAGTTAAGATATCAGCTAAATTTGATACCGTTTTTCCTACAAACTTCGGTGCTGTTACGGTTTACTGGGAAAAAGTAAAGCTGTAATCTTTTTACAGCTAGGGCTTGGAAAAGTATAACAAAATGTGTTATCATTTTGATAACGACAAAAAAATAAAAGCCTCTTACACCTGTGTAAGTAATCAAATGATTAACAGCAGATTAAAAAATTTATCACTTAAAAAACTGTCACTTATACCCGATTGAGGTAATAATTTTAAGCTGTGGCAGTTAATTTGAATAAACTTTTATTTGCTCGCAGGTGGGAAAACTTTAAAAAGACAAAAAAATTACCGCAGACTCAGCAAGGAGTATAGATAAACGTGGAAAACCACAAGGGAAAAATCCTCGTGGTAGACGACGAAGCTGCCGTCCGCCGTATCTTGAAAACGCGCCTAACTATGGTTGGTTACAACGTCTTAACCGCCGCCGATGGTCACGAAGCATTAGACATTTTTGCTTCTGCGTTACCAGATTTAGTTGTTTTAGATGTAATGATGCCCCGAAAAGATGGTTATGAAGTTTGCCAAGAAATGCGCAAAGAATCGGATGTTCCGATTATTATGCTTACTGCTTTAGGGGATGTATCAGATCGAATTACAGGGCTACAATTTGGCGCCGATGACTATTTAGTAAAGCCTTTTTCACCGAAAGAATTAGAAGCAAGAATTAGCTCGATTTTGCGTCGGTTTCAGAAAAAAAACTCGCTCAACGGTAATCTTCCTAATTCTGGAGTTTTACAAGTTGGTACGCTTTACGTTGATGCGAACAAGCGCCGGGTTTATTTAGGTAATGAACTGGTACGACTGACGGAAATAGAATTTAACTTACTACAACTTTTAGTGGAAAATTCTGGGGAACCTGTCTCTCGTGCTGATATTTTGAGGAAAATCTGGGGATACTCACCACAAGCACGTGCAGATCTACGAGTGGTTGATGTGCATATCTCTCGTTTGCGAGGCAAAATTGAAGAAGATCCTCGAAATCCAGAATTTATTATTACTGAGCGTGGTACAGGTTATTCATTTCAGCGTCTTGTGAGTTTACCCCAAGCCGCAGGTGCTTGACAAAACCCCATTTACCAATTATCTAAATTAAGACGCTAAAACGACTTTTGGAAGCAAAAGTTGTTCTTTTTCAGATGCAACTATCTCCCCAATACCTAAAAAGCTTTCCTCTCCATAAACTTGAACGAAAAGGGAAGACTTTTTTTCCTGAGACAGATTAATTTTTTGTCCTTGACACCAGCGTTTTGCTTCGCTGCTAGCTAAAGTTACCCTGGGGAGATGAGACAAAACTTGTTCTGGTGAAGTTAGTTCAAACGTTCCCTCTGTTAAGCGATCTGATAATTCTTCAAAGGTGAGACTATCGGCTAGGTTTAAACCACAGCTTTCAGTACGCATTAAGTTTACCAAAGTTCCGCCAGTACCTACTGCCTCTCCTAAGTCCCTAGCGATCGCCCGAATATAAGTTCCCCCACCACAATTAATTGCTACTTCTAACTCCGGAAATTCCCCCGGATACCAAGCTAAAATTTCCAGTTTCGTTACTTCTACAATTCTACTCGGAACCTCCACTTTTTCCCCAGCCCTAGCTAACTCATACATCCGCTTTCCCTCGCGCTGAATTGCACTATAAGCTGGCGGGATTTGCTCAATTTTTCCGAGAAAATTACTTAAGTGAGGTTCAATTTTTTCTAAACTTAAATCCGCCGTTGATTTAGTAGCAATAATTTCTCCTTCTAAATCGTCAGTAGTCATTTTTACACCAAAGCGGATTCTTGCGTGATAAGCTTTTGCTGTTGGTAAAAATTGTAACAATCTGGTTGCTTTGCCAATCGCAATTGGTAATACACCAGTCGCCGCCGGATCGAGGGTTCCACCATGTCCAACTCGCTTAATTTTTAACATTTTTCGCACTTTGGCGACGCAATCGTGAGATGTTAATCCAGCAGGTTTGTTTAAGTTAAGAAAACCTAACACAGTCCTAATATTAAGAATTGAATATTTGTTAGCAATTATACTATTTATTTTTGACTTTTTCTGGTATTATCTAGATAATGGGATTATGAGTGCTAAAAAATACTTGCTCAGATTCCCATTATTAAGAAAGTCTAGCTAAAGAATAGCACAATAATTTGCCAAAATCAACTTTTTTCTGCGTCTAATTCAAGGAATTTTTGCAAATTAAATGAGCGCGATTCAGTTTTTCTTGGTATTATCTAAATCATAAAAATATAACATAATAAAAATATAACTGCGAAAAATACTTGCTCAGATTCCCATTATCAATAAGCTCTACCTAAAGGATAGCACAATAATTTCCGAAAATCAAGTTTTCTCCGCCTCAAATTTTGCAGATTTTTCTGAAATTAAATGAGCGCGAGCGAATTTTTCTGATATTTTTTAGAAAACAATTGTTCAGATCCCCATTATCAAGAAAATCTACCTCGAGAATAGCACAATCATTTCCAAAAATCAAGTTTTCTCCGGTCTAATTTCGCAGATTTTTTTTCACATTCAACTATCTTTAGCTAAAGAGCAACCTATAAGTTTTACCTGAGTGAAATTAATCTAAATAATTTTAATTAAATGAGCAATTATTGTCTTGATTTTGTGGCATTATTTAAATAATAGAAATCTAACCGTCAAAAATTAGCTACTCAGATTTTCATTATCAAGAAACCCTAGCTAAAAAATACCACAAAACTGCTTATTCGCCAAGATTTTCTAATATTAAATTTTCCACCAAACTCAAAGGAAGCAAATCTTGAGAAAGAAACTGAGCATAAGCGGGACTAAGATAAACTTGATACTCCAAAAGATCGCTAATATAAGTAGCAAAAAAAGCCACACTTAAAGCTTGAATATACTCTTGAGCAACTTGAGGATCTGGACCAATCGCTTGTTCCGGGACTGGGACACCTTCCTCACTCGAACTACCCAAAGCAGAAAAATGAGTTCCCCCTTTAAGCAAAACGAGATATTTTTCCTGGTTATTCAGCCAAGTAAAAGGTATAATTTGTTCAGCCAAAGCCGGAGCAACAGTATCTGCACTGCTAGTAACAATCATCAAAGGAATTTCGATGTCACTCAACTCATCTTCACCAAAGATCGTGCTAGTTAAAGGATTAATCGCGATCGCAGCCTGAATCCTCTCATCTTGTAAATTGTAATTCAAATCTGGTAAAGTATCAGCCTGACACTGAATTAACAAAGATAAATTCAACGAATTCAAAGGTGGACAAACACTTTGTAACTTCTCATAATTAAACTCAGCACCAGTAACAGCCAAAGCAGTATAACCTCCATAAGATTGACCCAAAATCCCCACCTTATCGGTTCTTATTTGTTGTGAATAAGAGCTTTCTAAGACATCTAAAAGATATTTTATATCCAAAGGTCGGTCGATCAATTCTCGTGAGGGAGTAACTTCATTAGCTAAACCACTAGCAAGTTGTTGTAACTGTTGAGCATTACTACCAGGATGTTCGACAACAGCGACAGCAAAACCATAAGAAGCTAAATGTTTTGCGAGATACTCAAAAGTTTCGCGACTCGAACCAAGTCCGTGAGAAATTACCAGCAAAGGAGATGATTGAGGTTGTTGGGGAACATACAAATCAGTAGGAAAAATGCGTCCGCGAGAACGATCGCTAAGAATTAAAGTCTGTGTTTCATAAGCAACGTTACCAGGTTGACGCAAATCTGGTAGCGTCGCAAAACTTTCTAATATTTCTGGGGAAACTTCAGCTTGGGATTGAGTTTCAATTTTCGCGATCGCCAAATTAGTATTTTGAATAATACTACTTAACTGGTCGATAATTTCAAATCCGCGATCGGAACGAATTAAAATTCCCTCAGTCGGAAACTTTTTCAACACATTCAAAGGAGTCAAACCTTCACCTTCGTCTGCGGCTGCTAAAATTAATGCCGAACGAATTGCATAAAAACCCGGTTGTCGCGCTTTTGTTTGAATAATCTCACCCACTCGTCGTAAAATTAGTTGACCTTGATTCGAGTAGAAAAATTGGGAAACTGCTAAGGGAGTCAAATCTGCACGAGTCGTCAAAATTGTTCGTAACTGTTCGAGTTGCTCTGGAGTTAAATATTTCGCATAATTAGCTAATTCTCCCCTAATCGTACCTTCTTTGGCGTATTCTTCCAGTGCGTTTACCGAGATCGAAAATTCCAACGGACCGACAGACAAGTAAATACGTTCTGCTGCTTTTACAGGAAGCATCGCAGTAGAAGTCAAGCAAACTCCCAAATTAAAGAGGAAAATTCCTAACTTAGCTGTAAAAGGTAAACTACGTGGCAGATTTGTGTTCATTAGTTAGTTAATGGTGATTAATGCGATTGGGCGATCGCGTCGTAAAATCCAGCTTATAATGACTTTTTATGCCTAACCTTAAGTTTTCCGGGTTGGGTTAATTACTAGGAGGATCGTAATGGGAAACTTAAAAGGACGAGATTTACTCAGGATGACAGACTTCTCTCCTGAAGAAATTAAACAACTTTTAGCCTTAGCCAAGCAACTGAAAAACCAAGAAATCTCACTTAAGTGTCCAAAAGTTCTCGGACTGCTTTTCTACAAAGCTTCCACGAGAACTCGTGTTTCTTTTTCTGTGGCTATGTACCAACTTGGCGGTCAGGTTATCGACCTAAATCCTAATGTAACCCAAGTTGGTCGCGGCGAACCAATTTCTGATACTGCGAGAGTTTTGGATCGCTATTTGGATATTTTAGCGGTACGCACGTTTCAACAAGCGGATTTGGAAACTTTTGCTAGCTACGCGAAAATTCCGGTTATTAATGCTCTTAGCGATTTGGAGCATCCTTGTCAAGTTTTAGCCGATTTATTGACTATTCAAGAATGTTTTGGTTCTCTGAGTGGGGTTAGTGTCGCTTATCTTGGTGATGGAAATAATGTCGCACATTCGTTGCTGTTGGGTTGCGTACAAATGGGGATGAATATTCGTATTGCTTGTCCTCCAGGTTACGAACCAGATCGTAGTATCGTTGAGGAAGCGAAGGAAATTGCGGTGGATAACGCGCAAATAGAGCTTACTCAGGATGCCAAAGCCGCAGTGAAACAGGCTCAAGTAATTTATACTGATGTTTGGGCGAGTATGGGACAAGAATCTATGGCTGATGCGAGGATTCCGGTTTTCCAACCTTATCAAGTTAATGAGGAACTTTTCGCTGATGCCGATCCTAACGCGATCGCACTTCATTGTCTTCCTGCACATCGCGAAGAAGAAATTACTGAAGCTGTCTTAGAAGGTTCTCACTCGCGAGTTTGGGATCAAGCTGAAAATAGAATGCACGCTCAAAAAGCTTTACTTGCTAGTTTACTAGGTGCTGAGACATAAGTTTGTTCGTAGTGAGGACTTCAGTCCTCCTCTCTCTCCGGGAAATTTGCGCTCGGCGATCGCTACACTTCCTGTTGCTTGTTGCAAATTCAATTTGACAAATTCTCGGCCAAGTGACCTTATAGGCGCGCACCTTCTCCACTATATATATATTACCATATTAATTTTTCTTTGGCAAGATAATTTTCTTAACCACCAACAAAATTTGTCGAACTTGTTGATTATTGCTTCAACTCAAGACTGATTGAGAACAATTTTGGTCGTAATCTTTGTTGACTTTTAATTCAAGCTAGAAAAAATTTTCTTGGCAGTTGGTAATTGTTAGTAACAGACAAAAAAAACTTAGCAAAAATGATGACAAAAAGCCAATTTCTCTGGTACAACTGTTCTAGGATAAAAAGTATTCAGCCGAGAAGGTAAAAACTTCCCAGCCGAAGAACACCAACAAACCATTTTGCCCCAAAGATAAAGCTATGGAACCATTAACAACCGCTCAAAAAGAGCTTTACGATTGGCTAGTGGAATATATTCGCACCACCCAACACGCACCATCAATACGTCAGATGATGAAAGCAAT contains:
- the rpaB gene encoding response regulator transcription factor RpaB, whose translation is MENHKGKILVVDDEAAVRRILKTRLTMVGYNVLTAADGHEALDIFASALPDLVVLDVMMPRKDGYEVCQEMRKESDVPIIMLTALGDVSDRITGLQFGADDYLVKPFSPKELEARISSILRRFQKKNSLNGNLPNSGVLQVGTLYVDANKRRVYLGNELVRLTEIEFNLLQLLVENSGEPVSRADILRKIWGYSPQARADLRVVDVHISRLRGKIEEDPRNPEFIITERGTGYSFQRLVSLPQAAGA
- the truB gene encoding tRNA pseudouridine(55) synthase TruB, whose amino-acid sequence is MLGFLNLNKPAGLTSHDCVAKVRKMLKIKRVGHGGTLDPAATGVLPIAIGKATRLLQFLPTAKAYHARIRFGVKMTTDDLEGEIIATKSTADLSLEKIEPHLSNFLGKIEQIPPAYSAIQREGKRMYELARAGEKVEVPSRIVEVTKLEILAWYPGEFPELEVAINCGGGTYIRAIARDLGEAVGTGGTLVNLMRTESCGLNLADSLTFEELSDRLTEGTFELTSPEQVLSHLPRVTLASSEAKRWCQGQKINLSQEKKSSLFVQVYGEESFLGIGEIVASEKEQLLLPKVVLAS
- a CDS encoding alpha/beta hydrolase, producing MNTNLPRSLPFTAKLGIFLFNLGVCLTSTAMLPVKAAERIYLSVGPLEFSISVNALEEYAKEGTIRGELANYAKYLTPEQLEQLRTILTTRADLTPLAVSQFFYSNQGQLILRRVGEIIQTKARQPGFYAIRSALILAAADEGEGLTPLNVLKKFPTEGILIRSDRGFEIIDQLSSIIQNTNLAIAKIETQSQAEVSPEILESFATLPDLRQPGNVAYETQTLILSDRSRGRIFPTDLYVPQQPQSSPLLVISHGLGSSRETFEYLAKHLASYGFAVAVVEHPGSNAQQLQQLASGLANEVTPSRELIDRPLDIKYLLDVLESSYSQQIRTDKVGILGQSYGGYTALAVTGAEFNYEKLQSVCPPLNSLNLSLLIQCQADTLPDLNYNLQDERIQAAIAINPLTSTIFGEDELSDIEIPLMIVTSSADTVAPALAEQIIPFTWLNNQEKYLVLLKGGTHFSALGSSSEEGVPVPEQAIGPDPQVAQEYIQALSVAFFATYISDLLEYQVYLSPAYAQFLSQDLLPLSLVENLILENLGE
- the argF gene encoding ornithine carbamoyltransferase, producing MGNLKGRDLLRMTDFSPEEIKQLLALAKQLKNQEISLKCPKVLGLLFYKASTRTRVSFSVAMYQLGGQVIDLNPNVTQVGRGEPISDTARVLDRYLDILAVRTFQQADLETFASYAKIPVINALSDLEHPCQVLADLLTIQECFGSLSGVSVAYLGDGNNVAHSLLLGCVQMGMNIRIACPPGYEPDRSIVEEAKEIAVDNAQIELTQDAKAAVKQAQVIYTDVWASMGQESMADARIPVFQPYQVNEELFADADPNAIALHCLPAHREEEITEAVLEGSHSRVWDQAENRMHAQKALLASLLGAET